CCACCCGTAAATAACACCATTGATTTTCTAACAGAGACTATTTTGTTAAACATGACAATATATCGGCGTTGTAGCTAGAAAATCCCTCTTAATTTCTAGTATTGGTGATTTATTCGGATTTAAGCATATCCATTTTAAACAAGTCACCCTTTAGGGGGATTTAGATGGCTAACTTAAACAAGATTCTATGTATAGGCCACTCTTTATCTAAACATCTTTGTTCGAAAAAAGACATCGACCCTGTTTTATTCGGCACCCCAGTGACGATTTCTTCTAGTAATAGAGCGTAATCCGGGTCTGACTTAACATATGCAAGCGTAGCCTTATATAGTGCTAAAACATCTGTTTGAAAGTATAAAGTGTTGTCTTTTTGTAGCTTTGGCTTTATTTCCTTTAAAAATTTGGGATTAATAATCCTACGTTTATGGTGTTTTGTTTTAAAGCAGGGGTCACAGAAGAAAGCTATTACTTCCTTGATTGAGTTATCAGGAAGAATATCAATATTTACTAAAGAGCTTGCATTTACAACATGCACATTAGTTAAAGCCTCTTTTTCGGCAAGTTTCTGTACCTTTTCCACCAGTTGCTCTCTTACTTCAAAGCCGATAAAGTTGTTATTGGGTTCTTCTTTTGCTCTAGCTAAAAGGTATTCTCCGTGGGCAAAGCCTATCTCAAAAGTAAGAGTATTCTTTGGATTGCTAAACACTTTTTCAATTTGTATTTTTTCTTTATCTTTGCTAAAGTTGAATGGATTTGCGTGC
This genomic window from Candidatus Margulisiibacteriota bacterium contains:
- the trmB gene encoding tRNA (guanosine(46)-N7)-methyltransferase TrmB; protein product: MRVRKHANPFNFSKDKEKIQIEKVFSNPKNTLTFEIGFAHGEYLLARAKEEPNNNFIGFEVREQLVEKVQKLAEKEALTNVHVVNASSLVNIDILPDNSIKEVIAFFCDPCFKTKHHKRRIINPKFLKEIKPKLQKDNTLYFQTDVLALYKATLAYVKSDPDYALLLEEIVTGVPNKTGSMSFFEQRCLDKEWPIHRILFKLAI